The Methylomarinum vadi genome has a window encoding:
- a CDS encoding sensor histidine kinase, translating into MMEKIHDWNEALKDQKDTLEQQVGERTSDLIEARNKAIILAEQVQKASIAKSEFLSVMSHEIRTPLNAVIGFSDLLKDSTLNPEQKEYVSIINQSANSLLTQINDILDFSKIEAGKMEVDQVCVDFYQVLLTVISGQCYECRRKSIELRHCLSENLPRYFFGDEQKLRQILYNLVNNAVKFTEQGYVSVAVSHHEDNNGPDMLEVLIEDTGIGISTEQQSVLFEPFTQVDASNTRKYAGTGLGLAIVRKMNNSSNCYAPLNCQRFLRFCRLSTGGKILTGQ; encoded by the coding sequence ATGATGGAAAAAATCCATGATTGGAACGAGGCCTTAAAAGACCAGAAAGACACGCTCGAGCAACAGGTCGGAGAAAGGACTTCCGATCTGATCGAGGCGAGAAATAAAGCCATAATCTTGGCGGAACAGGTGCAAAAAGCCAGTATTGCCAAATCCGAATTTCTCTCGGTTATGAGTCATGAAATTCGGACTCCGTTGAACGCCGTGATTGGTTTTTCCGATTTATTAAAAGACTCTACCTTGAATCCGGAGCAGAAGGAATATGTATCGATTATCAACCAATCCGCCAATTCGTTGTTAACTCAAATCAACGATATTCTCGATTTTTCCAAAATCGAAGCGGGAAAAATGGAAGTCGATCAGGTTTGCGTCGACTTTTATCAAGTTTTGTTGACGGTAATCTCAGGGCAGTGTTACGAGTGCCGGCGTAAGTCGATCGAATTGCGGCATTGTTTAAGCGAGAATTTGCCGCGATATTTCTTTGGTGATGAGCAGAAACTTCGGCAAATTCTCTATAACCTGGTGAATAATGCGGTTAAATTTACCGAACAAGGTTATGTTTCAGTAGCGGTCAGTCATCATGAAGATAACAATGGTCCAGATATGTTGGAAGTGTTGATTGAGGATACCGGTATCGGCATTTCCACGGAGCAACAAAGCGTTTTGTTTGAACCTTTCACGCAGGTCGATGCGTCGAACACCCGTAAATACGCCGGAACCGGTTTGGGGTTAGCGATTGTCAGAAAAATGAACAATTCCAGCAATTGTTACGCACCTCTTAACTGCCAGCGTTTTTTACGGTTTTGCCGGTTGTCGACTGGTGGTAAAATCCTCACTGGTCAATGA
- the tnpA gene encoding IS200/IS605 family transposase, with amino-acid sequence MDYRYGSHTVYQIEYHFVWVTKYRYKVLKDEIAERVRDLVRQTCEAFEIRIIKGVVSKDHVHILVSAPPTMAPSEIMRRIKGRTSSYLFEEFPHLKKRYWGRHFWARGYFCATVGQMTDEMIKQYLEHHFEPNPNDNFKMEPD; translated from the coding sequence ATGGACTATAGATACGGCAGCCATACGGTTTACCAAATTGAGTATCATTTTGTTTGGGTTACGAAGTATCGTTATAAAGTGCTGAAGGATGAAATAGCCGAACGAGTGAGAGACTTGGTGCGGCAGACATGCGAAGCCTTTGAGATACGGATTATCAAAGGTGTCGTGAGCAAAGATCATGTGCACATTTTGGTGAGTGCGCCGCCGACTATGGCCCCAAGCGAAATCATGAGGCGAATCAAGGGACGAACTTCGAGCTATCTGTTCGAAGAGTTCCCGCACTTGAAAAAGCGATATTGGGGTCGACATTTTTGGGCCCGCGGTTATTTTTGCGCCACAGTGGGGCAAATGACTGATGAGATGATAAAGCAATATTTGGAGCATCACTTTGAACCTAATCCAAACGATAATTTCAAGATGGAGCCCGACTAA
- the truA gene encoding tRNA pseudouridine(38-40) synthase TruA: MPRIVLGVEYDGSRFHGWQHQQGKRTVQAELEKALTKIASRPITVVCAGRTDAGVHALEQVVHFDCEVERDPRAWVMGSNTQLPDDVRVLWARPAVDDFHARYNAIARFYRYIFFNRPVNSALVHRQMTWCFEPLDERKMHRAAQALIGEHDFSSFRATSCQSVSPCRLMYFIDVHREQDRVIMDISANAFVHHMVRNIAGVLMDIGRGRKPEDWTEYLLQVKDRKQGGLTAPPQGLYLGGVFYPEKYGISAHPVFAKLPKNAERFD; encoded by the coding sequence ATGCCCAGAATCGTATTAGGCGTCGAATATGACGGAAGCCGCTTTCACGGCTGGCAACATCAGCAGGGCAAGCGTACCGTGCAGGCCGAACTGGAAAAGGCTTTGACTAAGATAGCCTCCCGGCCGATCACGGTGGTTTGTGCCGGACGCACCGATGCCGGTGTCCATGCCTTGGAGCAGGTTGTGCATTTCGATTGCGAGGTTGAGCGCGATCCGCGCGCCTGGGTCATGGGAAGCAACACTCAGTTGCCGGACGACGTCAGGGTTTTGTGGGCCAGGCCGGCGGTTGACGATTTTCATGCGCGTTACAATGCTATCGCCCGCTTTTATCGTTATATTTTCTTTAATCGACCGGTCAATTCGGCATTAGTCCATCGGCAAATGACGTGGTGCTTCGAACCACTCGATGAGAGAAAAATGCACCGGGCCGCCCAAGCGCTGATCGGCGAGCATGACTTTTCCTCGTTTCGCGCCACCAGTTGTCAGTCGGTAAGTCCTTGCAGGCTTATGTATTTCATCGACGTCCATCGCGAGCAGGATAGAGTGATCATGGATATTTCGGCCAATGCATTCGTGCATCACATGGTTCGCAATATTGCCGGGGTGTTGATGGATATAGGCCGCGGACGCAAGCCGGAAGACTGGACCGAGTATTTGCTTCAGGTTAAGGATCGCAAACAGGGTGGATTGACCGCGCCGCCGCAAGGTCTGTATTTGGGAGGTGTTTTTTACCCGGAAAAATATGGCATTAGCGCACATCCTGTCTTTGCTAAATTGCCCAAAAATGCCGAACGGTTCGATTAA
- the trpB gene encoding tryptophan synthase subunit beta has product MTDKYNLPDERGHFGPYGGIFVAETLMPAITELNEAYQKYMRDPDFLAELDADLQHYVGRPSPLYHAERWSRELGGAQIYLKREDLNHTGAHKVNNTIGQALLAKRMGKTRIIAETGAGQHGVATATVAARLGLECVVYMGAVDVERQALNVYRMKLLGATVVPVESGSRTLKDALNEAMRDWVTNIDNTFYIIGTVAGPHPYPAMVRDFQAVIGREAKQQCLDMTGKLPDALVACVGGGSNAIGLFYPFIDDASVRMYGVEAAGEGVESGRHSAPLCAGKPGVLHGNRTYLMADEDGEIIETHSISAGLDYPGVGPEHAWLKDSGRAEYVNITDEEALQGFHALTRMEGIIPALESSHAMAYAMKLAPTMRQEQIMIVNLSGRGDKDMHTIAKREGIKV; this is encoded by the coding sequence ATGACTGATAAATATAATTTGCCGGACGAACGGGGGCATTTCGGTCCTTATGGCGGTATATTCGTGGCGGAAACCTTGATGCCGGCCATTACCGAACTGAACGAGGCTTACCAGAAATACATGCGGGATCCCGACTTCTTGGCTGAGCTCGATGCTGATTTACAGCATTATGTCGGCAGGCCGTCGCCGCTTTATCATGCCGAACGTTGGAGCCGAGAGCTGGGCGGGGCGCAAATCTATCTGAAACGCGAAGATCTCAATCATACCGGAGCGCATAAGGTCAACAATACTATCGGGCAAGCCTTATTGGCCAAACGTATGGGGAAAACGCGCATAATCGCGGAGACCGGCGCCGGGCAACACGGTGTGGCGACGGCGACGGTGGCCGCCAGACTGGGGTTAGAATGTGTCGTTTATATGGGCGCGGTCGACGTGGAAAGGCAGGCATTGAATGTTTATCGCATGAAACTGTTGGGCGCGACCGTGGTGCCGGTGGAATCCGGGTCGCGGACGTTGAAAGACGCGCTGAACGAAGCCATGCGCGACTGGGTTACCAACATCGACAATACCTTTTACATCATCGGTACCGTGGCGGGGCCGCATCCTTACCCGGCCATGGTCAGAGACTTCCAGGCCGTGATCGGGCGAGAAGCGAAGCAACAGTGCCTGGATATGACGGGTAAGTTGCCGGATGCCCTGGTCGCCTGCGTCGGCGGCGGTTCCAATGCGATCGGTTTGTTTTATCCGTTCATCGATGACGCCTCGGTGAGGATGTACGGCGTCGAGGCGGCTGGAGAGGGGGTCGAAAGCGGGCGGCATTCCGCGCCACTGTGCGCAGGTAAACCAGGGGTATTGCATGGTAACAGAACTTATTTAATGGCCGACGAGGACGGCGAGATTATCGAAACGCATTCGATTTCGGCGGGTCTTGATTATCCCGGCGTTGGTCCGGAGCACGCCTGGTTGAAAGACAGTGGCAGGGCCGAGTATGTCAATATTACCGATGAAGAGGCTTTACAAGGATTTCATGCGCTGACCCGCATGGAGGGGATTATTCCGGCACTGGAATCCAGCCACGCCATGGCCTATGCGATGAAACTGGCGCCGACTATGCGGCAAGAGCAGATTATGATCGTTAATTTGTCGGGACGGGGCGATAAAGATATGCATACCATTGCTAAACGTGAGGGAATCAAAGTATGA
- the rlmD gene encoding 23S rRNA (uracil(1939)-C(5))-methyltransferase RlmD, which produces MAGRRVRKKKIPETPVKVTIESLAHDGRGVAHVDGKVVFIDEALPGEELEFVYTDSRRDYAEGKVVALLTQSEHRVEPACPHFGVCGGCSFQHVDDGEQIHFKEDLLREQFRRIGKVEIPQIWEALKGPHWNYRSKARMGVKYVAKKGRVLVGFRERRNPFLAEIESCKVMRPIVGENLLALSEMIGRLTIKAKIPQIEVAIGDEQCVLAFRVLEPPTAEDKRIMSEFGKAHGISICLQPKGPDTIMPIPGDPEVVPRYSLPDQGIQFRFRPAMFTQVNYDINRKMVNRAIEALELNENDNVLDLFCGLGNFTLPLATLAGHVVGVEGDLPLVKHARENARLNNLTNADFYVADLSKDVSDQQWSQQKFNKVLLDPSRAGASEVLHNFKHWNPERIVYVSCNPSTLARDAGILVNELGYKLVKAGVMDMFPQTAHVESIALFEK; this is translated from the coding sequence ATGGCAGGCAGAAGAGTCAGAAAGAAAAAAATACCGGAAACCCCGGTCAAAGTCACCATCGAATCGTTGGCGCATGACGGGCGCGGCGTCGCCCATGTCGACGGCAAAGTAGTATTCATCGACGAAGCCTTGCCCGGCGAGGAGTTGGAGTTCGTCTATACCGATAGCCGGCGCGATTACGCCGAAGGCAAGGTGGTTGCCTTACTGACTCAATCGGAACATCGGGTGGAGCCGGCCTGTCCCCATTTCGGTGTCTGCGGCGGTTGCAGCTTTCAGCATGTCGATGACGGCGAACAGATCCATTTCAAGGAGGATTTGTTACGAGAACAATTCCGCCGCATCGGCAAGGTCGAAATCCCGCAAATATGGGAGGCATTGAAAGGGCCGCATTGGAACTACCGCAGCAAGGCGCGGATGGGGGTCAAATACGTCGCAAAAAAAGGCCGAGTGCTGGTCGGGTTTCGCGAACGGCGCAATCCGTTTCTGGCCGAAATCGAAAGCTGTAAGGTCATGCGCCCGATCGTCGGGGAAAATTTGCTGGCGTTATCGGAGATGATCGGCAGGTTGACGATCAAGGCCAAGATTCCGCAAATCGAGGTCGCCATCGGCGACGAGCAATGCGTATTGGCTTTTCGCGTGCTGGAGCCACCGACGGCCGAGGACAAACGGATCATGAGCGAGTTCGGCAAGGCGCATGGCATCAGCATCTGTCTGCAGCCGAAAGGGCCGGACACGATCATGCCGATTCCGGGCGACCCGGAGGTCGTTCCGCGCTATTCCCTGCCGGATCAGGGTATACAATTCAGATTCCGCCCGGCTATGTTCACCCAGGTCAATTACGATATCAACCGCAAAATGGTCAATCGGGCCATCGAGGCGTTGGAATTGAACGAGAATGACAACGTGCTGGACCTGTTTTGCGGTCTGGGCAATTTCACGTTGCCGCTGGCGACCCTGGCCGGTCATGTGGTCGGGGTCGAAGGCGACCTGCCGTTGGTCAAGCATGCCCGCGAGAATGCCAGACTGAATAATCTGACCAATGCCGATTTTTATGTTGCCGATTTAAGCAAGGATGTCAGCGATCAACAATGGAGCCAGCAGAAATTCAACAAGGTCTTGCTGGACCCGTCGCGCGCCGGCGCTTCCGAAGTCTTGCATAATTTCAAGCATTGGAATCCCGAGCGCATCGTCTATGTTTCCTGCAATCCGTCCACGCTGGCGCGCGACGCCGGCATTCTGGTCAATGAGCTGGGCTACAAGCTGGTTAAGGCAGGGGTGATGGACATGTTTCCGCAGACGGCCCATGTCGAGTCGATTGCACTGTTCGAGAAATGA
- a CDS encoding CHASE sensor domain-containing protein: MALSAGSVLLINTLLSNRMVLENEFNALTEVIALSVIPSLIFDNSEEAKQTLQSLHAHKNVIYAAVIKPG, from the coding sequence ATGGCCTTGAGTGCCGGTAGTGTGTTGCTGATCAACACGTTGCTTTCGAATCGGATGGTGTTGGAAAACGAGTTCAATGCGCTGACCGAAGTGATCGCCTTATCCGTCATTCCCTCGTTGATTTTCGATAACAGCGAGGAAGCCAAGCAAACGCTACAAAGTCTCCATGCGCATAAGAACGTAATCTATGCCGCGGTTATTAAGCCGGGGTAG
- a CDS encoding DUF2231 domain-containing protein, translating into MFDTNNYLSFAVHGAQGKHGGGVAGTVEQLLAFLENLTTKSPTDIFATIMPGISAMANIHPLVVHFPIALFSFFVLIDLAGSLFGKQSWRQAASWFLYLGTIMAAATVAAGLAAAASVPHGDNVHAIMERHKHLGISILILSSVLSLWRLLSRGVIKGGANVLYLIIAVILGLLVVFTADLGGLMVYKYGVAVEAVNSSMLDFFHDHQHSH; encoded by the coding sequence ATGTTCGATACGAATAATTACCTTTCCTTCGCCGTCCATGGCGCACAGGGAAAGCATGGGGGGGGAGTCGCCGGGACGGTCGAGCAATTGCTGGCTTTCCTGGAAAATCTAACGACCAAGTCGCCGACCGATATTTTTGCCACGATCATGCCGGGGATTTCGGCAATGGCGAACATTCATCCGCTGGTCGTTCATTTTCCGATCGCGTTATTCAGTTTCTTTGTTTTGATAGATTTGGCAGGCAGTCTATTTGGTAAACAAAGCTGGCGCCAGGCGGCAAGCTGGTTTCTTTATTTGGGTACGATCATGGCGGCCGCCACCGTTGCCGCCGGTTTGGCGGCAGCCGCTTCGGTACCCCACGGAGACAATGTGCATGCCATCATGGAACGGCATAAGCATTTGGGCATCAGTATTCTGATTTTGTCATCCGTGTTGTCGCTGTGGCGACTGCTCAGCCGCGGTGTGATCAAAGGCGGCGCCAATGTCTTGTATCTGATTATTGCGGTGATTTTGGGATTGCTGGTGGTTTTCACCGCCGACCTGGGAGGCTTGATGGTCTACAAATACGGCGTCGCGGTCGAGGCAGTCAATTCTTCGATGCTGGATTTCTTTCATGACCACCAGCATTCTCATTAA
- a CDS encoding YdbL family protein, with protein MKQMTFLGALFLTACVTINIYFPAAAAEKVADEIIQDIQQEPASGTQQPAQPQSGLTGQRLSFYAVDRVLDFFISPAHAEANLSVDSPDIRRVQASMQRRFSELKPFYDNGAIGIKADGLLTVKGSVSLRDKNKVNKLIAAENADRNKLYQAIANANGHPEWFNQIKDTFAKRWVGNAHAGWWYQTSNGSWKQK; from the coding sequence ATGAAACAGATGACATTTTTGGGCGCGTTGTTCTTGACCGCCTGCGTGACGATCAATATTTATTTTCCGGCCGCGGCGGCCGAGAAAGTGGCCGACGAGATCATTCAGGACATTCAACAGGAACCGGCCAGCGGCACGCAACAGCCGGCACAGCCGCAATCGGGCCTGACGGGGCAACGCCTAAGTTTTTATGCCGTGGATCGGGTGCTCGATTTTTTTATCAGTCCGGCCCATGCCGAAGCCAATCTTTCGGTGGACAGCCCCGATATCCGCAGGGTGCAGGCCTCGATGCAGCGGCGCTTTTCCGAACTTAAACCTTTTTACGACAACGGCGCGATCGGCATTAAGGCCGACGGCCTGTTGACGGTCAAGGGCAGCGTATCGCTCAGGGATAAAAATAAGGTCAACAAACTGATTGCGGCCGAGAACGCCGACCGCAACAAGCTTTATCAAGCCATCGCCAATGCCAACGGGCATCCGGAATGGTTCAATCAAATCAAGGATACCTTCGCCAAGCGTTGGGTGGGTAACGCCCACGCCGGGTGGTGGTATCAGACTTCAAACGGCAGTTGGAAACAGAAATAA
- a CDS encoding L,D-transpeptidase encodes MIKNESYLDVSIAEQRLRLVQKGVTVKAYSVSTAKNGPGERMGSECTPRGWHKVRAKIGADQPLNAIFVGRRPTGETYTAELARTHPERDWILTRILWLNGLEPGRNRYGRVDSGWRYIYIHGCPDHLLQGKPASHGCIRMKNADVVDLFGRIAVGCRVFIHE; translated from the coding sequence ATGATCAAGAACGAATCCTATCTCGATGTGTCGATTGCCGAGCAACGGCTGCGGCTGGTTCAGAAGGGGGTTACGGTCAAGGCCTATTCGGTCTCGACCGCGAAGAACGGTCCCGGCGAGCGGATGGGTAGCGAATGCACGCCGCGGGGATGGCATAAGGTGCGCGCCAAGATCGGCGCGGATCAGCCGTTGAATGCGATTTTCGTCGGCAGAAGGCCGACCGGAGAGACTTACACCGCGGAATTGGCCCGCACCCATCCCGAGCGTGACTGGATCTTGACCAGGATACTGTGGCTGAACGGCCTCGAGCCGGGCAGGAACCGTTATGGCCGGGTCGATTCCGGTTGGCGCTATATTTACATCCACGGGTGCCCCGATCATCTGCTGCAGGGAAAACCCGCGTCGCACGGCTGCATCCGTATGAAGAACGCCGATGTGGTCGATTTGTTCGGTCGCATTGCAGTCGGTTGTCGGGTTTTTATCCATGAATAG
- a CDS encoding C4-dicarboxylate ABC transporter, which translates to MKFFVIVLLLIHIPTVAALQSAALTVGKITVGDWSLKEVSLSLTAIDREQAQWTLKSASLRLPPPFDSVSAFQISCDAFQWRDRFLQCRQGRGRIESKQLHSPTFDFSLQVQDQQGSIRLDNLRLFGGRVSVTVWEQEGNWRVKGRGDAIDLADLHKQIGLDQLQNLVGAANLAFDLRGSKAQLQELFIDALLKRVSLQAGNKLAGEAITLATTLRASRQPKQWHWRSDADFREGGLYVEPVFLEANEGKAISLSGEGVWRPGSDEINLHSAVLRHPSVGELDAVATLGLNSAPLLRQARISARIPDLTTAAPIYLTPFLEAGAFAGLAPAGRLDIGLSMKSDAIEDISLDFSGLGIDDPQRRFQVVDAEGKIDWRPRNAAVSSLGWRQLKLKAIPIEAGRIEFITEGQQFKLQQPADIPLLGGQLNIQRFSYAAENDDTDVHFSGALHNLSLEQLSQALGWTPLSGEISGRIPSVSYRNKKLELNGKLTMQVFDGEVTIKKLASSGMFSDFAQFYADIDVDNLDLNAITRKFQFGSIEGRLSGYAHNLYLENWRPVSFYAWFGTPEDDDSRHRISQKAVENIASIGGGGAADAISRGFMRFFDNFGYDKLGFGCYLNNGVCQMMGVEPAENGYYLVKGGGLPRIDVIGYNPRLDWNVLLQRLRRITATDEAVVE; encoded by the coding sequence TTGAAATTTTTTGTTATCGTCTTACTGTTAATTCACATTCCGACAGTCGCCGCCTTGCAATCGGCAGCCTTGACTGTGGGCAAGATAACGGTTGGCGACTGGTCGCTGAAAGAGGTCTCGTTAAGCCTGACCGCCATCGACAGGGAGCAGGCGCAATGGACGCTAAAATCGGCCTCGCTGCGACTGCCTCCACCTTTTGATAGCGTTTCCGCGTTTCAAATTAGTTGTGACGCCTTTCAATGGCGGGATCGTTTTCTGCAGTGTCGGCAAGGACGAGGACGCATCGAGTCGAAGCAATTACACTCACCGACCTTCGATTTTTCCCTGCAGGTACAAGATCAACAGGGCTCCATCCGACTCGATAATTTGCGCCTGTTCGGCGGTAGAGTGAGTGTCACGGTTTGGGAGCAAGAAGGAAATTGGCGGGTTAAGGGAAGGGGAGACGCTATCGATCTGGCCGACTTGCACAAGCAGATCGGGCTGGACCAGCTGCAAAACCTCGTCGGCGCGGCAAACTTGGCTTTCGACTTACGAGGGAGTAAGGCGCAATTGCAAGAACTGTTCATCGACGCCTTGTTGAAACGCGTTTCGTTGCAGGCCGGCAACAAACTCGCCGGCGAAGCGATTACCTTGGCCACGACGCTGCGCGCGTCACGACAACCTAAGCAATGGCATTGGCGTAGCGATGCGGATTTTCGCGAAGGAGGATTGTACGTAGAGCCGGTGTTTTTGGAAGCCAACGAAGGGAAAGCGATCAGCCTGTCCGGCGAAGGTGTCTGGCGCCCGGGAAGCGATGAAATTAACCTGCATTCGGCCGTGTTGCGACATCCGTCGGTGGGTGAGCTGGATGCGGTCGCCACCTTGGGGCTGAACTCGGCACCATTGTTACGGCAAGCACGGATCAGCGCGCGGATTCCCGATTTGACCACGGCGGCCCCCATATATCTGACCCCTTTTCTTGAGGCAGGAGCGTTCGCCGGCTTGGCGCCGGCGGGACGATTGGACATCGGCTTGTCGATGAAATCCGATGCAATCGAGGATATATCGCTGGATTTTTCCGGATTGGGCATCGATGACCCCCAACGACGTTTTCAAGTCGTCGATGCCGAAGGCAAGATCGATTGGCGGCCGCGCAATGCGGCAGTTTCGTCCCTGGGCTGGCGGCAGTTGAAATTAAAAGCGATACCGATCGAAGCCGGTCGGATCGAATTCATTACCGAAGGTCAACAATTCAAACTGCAACAGCCCGCCGACATTCCGTTATTGGGCGGCCAATTAAACATTCAACGGTTCAGCTATGCCGCCGAAAACGACGATACCGATGTCCATTTTTCCGGAGCCTTGCACAATCTATCCTTGGAGCAGTTGTCGCAGGCCCTGGGCTGGACGCCGCTCAGCGGTGAAATTAGCGGGCGCATTCCATCGGTTAGTTACCGGAATAAAAAACTGGAGCTAAACGGCAAACTGACCATGCAGGTGTTCGACGGCGAAGTGACTATCAAGAAGCTTGCGTCTTCGGGCATGTTTAGCGATTTCGCCCAGTTCTATGCCGATATCGATGTCGACAATCTCGATCTGAATGCGATCACCCGCAAGTTTCAGTTCGGCTCCATCGAGGGGCGCCTTTCCGGTTACGCGCATAATCTGTATCTGGAGAATTGGCGGCCGGTGTCGTTCTATGCTTGGTTCGGCACGCCGGAGGACGATGATTCCCGCCACCGCATCAGCCAAAAGGCGGTCGAAAACATCGCCAGCATCGGCGGTGGCGGCGCGGCGGATGCGATTTCCCGCGGTTTCATGCGTTTTTTCGATAACTTCGGGTATGACAAACTGGGGTTCGGGTGTTACCTGAATAACGGGGTTTGCCAAATGATGGGCGTCGAGCCGGCCGAGAACGGTTATTACCTGGTCAAGGGGGGCGGCCTGCCCAGGATCGACGTGATCGGCTATAATCCCCGTCTGGATTGGAATGTGTTGCTACAGCGGCTACGCCGGATTACCGCGACCGATGAGGCGGTGGTGGAATAA
- a CDS encoding phosphoribosylanthranilate isomerase, producing the protein MRTRVKICGFTREEDAVYAARLGVDAIGLVFYPPSPRNINLDKASAIIEALPAFVTVVALFVDAGEERIREVLDRLPVDCLQFHGDETPAQCRIYGKPYMKAIRMKENVDMAGIVRQYHDASALLLDAYHPGLKGGSGNGFDWSLIPRDCALPIVLAGGLTPDNAPRAIAEVRPYALDVSSGVESEKGIKDAAKMAAFIQKTNQAIN; encoded by the coding sequence ATGCGGACGCGCGTTAAAATTTGTGGTTTTACCCGAGAGGAAGATGCGGTTTACGCGGCACGGTTGGGAGTGGATGCGATTGGCTTGGTTTTTTATCCGCCCAGCCCGAGGAATATTAATTTGGATAAGGCGTCCGCGATAATCGAGGCATTGCCGGCCTTTGTGACCGTGGTTGCATTATTTGTCGATGCCGGGGAAGAGAGAATCAGAGAGGTGCTGGATAGGCTGCCGGTGGATTGCCTACAATTTCATGGCGATGAAACGCCGGCCCAATGCCGGATTTACGGCAAGCCTTATATGAAAGCGATCCGCATGAAGGAAAACGTGGATATGGCGGGAATTGTCCGGCAATATCATGATGCTTCCGCGCTGTTATTGGACGCCTATCATCCGGGCTTGAAAGGGGGCAGCGGCAATGGCTTCGATTGGTCCCTGATTCCCAGGGATTGCGCATTGCCGATCGTGTTGGCGGGTGGATTGACACCGGACAATGCTCCTCGCGCCATTGCCGAAGTGAGGCCCTACGCGCTGGATGTCAGCAGTGGAGTGGAAAGCGAAAAAGGTATAAAAGATGCGGCGAAAATGGCGGCATTCATACAAAAAACCAATCAAGCGATAAATTAG